The DNA window tactCGACAAATACACCCAACTCCACCATCAATTAACAACTCTAGTATTGTCCTTATAAACTCGGCAAAAATACCATATTTCTGATACCTTGTTCTCATCTTAACAGCCCACCAAATCAAACATGCAGATACAAACATATCATTCCCCTAGGCTTCCGATACCTAgttcttcacctctaacaaacACACACGCACAGCAACTGCGCCACCTTACACATCCGCTGCAcaactctgataatccatcttaagtcactGTCCACGTTATGTCTTTCCGTCAATTACATGGTTCACAAGTCTTAATCTAGTTCAGACTTCCTTAAACATCCGTCACAAAATCGTTGTTCACTCGACATTCTCAATCCCTCACTTTGCGACGTTATCTCACCTATAAACCAGCTTCTCCGACTTGTTCATTACTTCTCAACTATTCATGGATACTTTTCCGTTAATTCCCACCAACTAGAGAACAACTATCTTCACGACGTAACACTCATCCCTTTACGCACAATCAAGCTAGCAAGATACGTCCATGCCATCCAATCACGATtctgtctactatcaacaagagattaagggtgatcaagtcctcaatttgtcaatagatatccgacaaccataatggagtataaaccatcattaccaacattaataatttcCTTTTCCAACTTGTACTCATATCACCAGAAGCAATATGATTTCGTAATTCActaatcttccaaaatcatcCGAAAAAAACTAACACCGGCGTCTTGCAGCTACTTCCTTCAGCACCTCTGATGATACATCAGAACAAAATTCATGTACACCATTATCCacacttcttattattgaaatcatactcatctcttcgcattaccaattcttactcgcgcttcagaaagtttcaacaacttcaatGGCTTCTACTACTGCCTCAATCATTTGCATCAATCTTACAacaatacttcttttaatcactgatccaacatcgacatcttacgcaaggtttctcaaccaacaacttcacagtccatcagcagCACTAGAACATCtcactttctaaattccatcttctagaatttattctcATTACTTACAATTACCTTCAGACACATCAGGAGCTTGCACCATACTCGCATACCAACAACCTCTACATAgctcctcatccttcgagaagtgaacatcaaaaattcctgctcatcttcttcctcaagatgCTCCACTTAATTAGCAACAACAATCTTAAATCCAAGTCATCTTCGATTcaagaaacaacaaactccaacaacacttgcactgtcGCCCCCAGCAACATACTACatcctacaactgaaacataaccgagaagcatagcttctcccccacttagcttcaaaccaactcctgcagaccAACGACcagaagaacaacaagtaccgacagtgtttcacacactcgtcgTGTACACGGGAATAAACATCATTTAGACAACATTGggcggacggaccgacctgctctgataccactgttgtaacaccccaaatctaccccgcaattataagcgaaaaatcagagtgcatttaaaaatcttcatcaaacaatgggatgtcacaattcgactaaTAAATCTGACCATAAcctaactgctcaaatcaacatattaatccattacgtttgtagaataataccgataaacctcgacttcaactaattccaatgaataattctttgatcaatttaattaaataattaattaaatttggcgCGTTACATATGCCAAATTCATGAAAGACATTATATCAAAGAAGAGATCTATTGCGTCCGAACCAATTCAATTGACGGAGACTTGCAGTGCTATACTTCAAGGTTTAAAAATTCCAGTGAAGAAGAAAGATAGAGGGGCGGTGACTATTCCGTGCACAATAGGAGACATATCCTTCAAGAAAGCACTAATTGATTTAGGTGAAAGTGTCATCTTGATGCCCCTATCAATTTACAAAAAGCTTGGGCTAGGTGCAGTACAAGACACACGCATGACACTGCAATTTGCAAATCACTCGATGAAGAGACCCTATAGTATTGCTAATGATGTCCTAGTGAagattgataagtttgtttttctggtggatttTGTTGTCCTTGAAATGCCAGAAGATGAGCAAATCCCTTTGATTTCGGGAAGACCTTTTCTCGAGACAGGAAGATGCATGATAGATATGGAGGGAGGCACAATGACCCTCAAAGTCTATGATGAAGAGTTGAAGATCGATGTCAGAGATAccatgaagttcagagatgaagAGATTTCGAGCAAGCAAGTTGGAATATTGGACACGGTTTTCATCCAAGTTATTCAGAGTAAGATACCAGAATTACCATTGGAAAGAGTCCTCATTTTGTCTATTTATGAGAAGGATGAAGATATAAATGAAGCGGAATCTAAAGTGCTTGCTATGTTAGAAGCATAACCTAAATGGAATAAGCCAAAACCACACCGGTGGGAAGACTTGAGGCAATCTGCATCTcctgaagaagagaaagaaattaaaaagaaaaaggagttgaAACAGCTACCGGAaaacttgaaatatatttttcttgattCAGAAGAGAAGTGTCCAGCTATTATCAACTCAAGTCTTATGGAGATCCAAGAAGAGAAGCTCATCAAGGTACTTAAGAAACATAAAAGTGCCATTAGTTGGGCTATTGAGGATTTGAAGGGAATAAGTCCTACAGATTGTATGCACAAGATTCTGATGGAAGACAATCAAAAACCAGTTGTTCAACCACAACGAAGGTTAAATCCGGCAATGAAGGAAATTGTCTGCCAAGAAGTTGTTAAGCTGTTAGATGCAGGTTTGATATACCCCATCTCAGACAGTTCGTGGGTGAGCCCAGTTCATGTGGTGCCTAAAAAGGGGGGCACGACAGTTATTatgaatgaaaagaatgagttgatacCAACCAGAACGGTGACGAGATGGAGAGTGTGTATTGACTATAGAAGACTGAACACGAccacaagaaaagaccactttccgtTGTTGTTTATTGATCAAATGTTAGAAAGATTGGCAGGTTATAATTATTAATGTTtcttggatggatattctggctACAACCAAATTGCAGTAGCCCTTGAAGATCAAGAAAAAACAGCTTTCACATGTCCATATAGTATCTTTGCCTATAGAAGGATGCCATTTGGATTGTGCAACGCTCCAGCAACGTTTCAACGATGTATGACTTCAATCTTTGCTGACATGCTAGAAAAGCACATGGAGGTTTTCATGGACGACTTTTCAGTGTTCGGTCCATCCTTTGACGACTGCCTAACAAATCTCTCTCTTGTACTTGAAAGGTGCCAACAAACAAATTTGATCCTTAATTGGGAAACATGTCACTTTATGGTAAGAGAATGGATTGTGTTAGGCCACAAGATTTCTCATTGGGGAATTGAGGTGGACAAGGCTAAAGTGGAGGTGATAGTCAATCTACCTCCACCAGTGAGTGAAAAAGGTATAAGGAGTATCTTAGGACATGCGGGattttaccgtaggttcataagagacttCTCAAAAATTACGAAGCCTTTAACCATTTTGCTCGTGAAAGATACTCTGTTCCTTTTTGACAAGAAGTGTGAAGACGCTTTTGCCACCTTGAAGAACAGGTTGGTGTCTGCCCCTATAGTCATCTCACCTGACTGGTCTCTACCTTTCAAaatcatgtgcgatgctagtgacGTAGCAGTGAGGGCAGTGCTAGGCCAGGGGAAGGAAAAGCTATTGCATGTTATCTATTATGGCGGTCATGTTTTGAATccagctcagatgaattatgccaccaTAGAAAAGGAGCTGTTGGCGGTGGTATacgcctttgataaattcagatCCTACTTGTTGGGAACAAAGGtaattgtttatactgaccatgctgcaTTGAAATATTTTTTGCCAAACAGGATTCAAAATCAAGGCTGCTCAGATGGATCTTACTCCTGCAAGAGTTTGATTTGGAAATTCGAGACAAGAAGGGATGCGAAAACACAGTGGCCGACCATTTGTCCAGAATGTCTCCGATCCAAGAAACTGAAGAAACTCACCCAATCAAGGATGAATTCGCCGATGAACGCATCCTAGCTGTGATTGGTATCCCGTGGTTTGCAGATTATGCAAACTACTTGGTAGGTGGTACCATACCTGATGATTTTGATTATAACAAACGAAATTCTTTTTACATGATTGCAATTTTTATCTCTGGGATGAATCATTCCTTTACAAGAAAGGAGTTGACGGGCTGGTGAGAAGATGTGTgccagaagaagaaaaaagagagaTATTGGTAGCGTGTCACAATTCACAGTACGGAGGACACTTTAGTAGAGACAGAACAGCTGCTAAAGTCCTCCAATCCGGATTATATTGGCCAATGCTTTTTAAGGATGCTCAGAGTGTGGTAAGGGAATGTTATAGATGTCAACAGACAGGTAACATTTCCAAGAGGAATCAGATGCCACAAAAAGGTATGCTCGAAGTGGAGTTGTTCGACTTATGGGGGATTGACTTCATGGGTCCCTTCCCACCATCATC is part of the Vicia villosa cultivar HV-30 ecotype Madison, WI linkage group LG2, Vvil1.0, whole genome shotgun sequence genome and encodes:
- the LOC131649098 gene encoding uncharacterized protein LOC131649098 — encoded protein: MKDIISKKRSIASEPIQLTETCSAILQGLKIPVKKKDRGAVTIPCTIGDISFKKALIDLGESVILMPLSIYKKLGLGAVQDTRMTLQFANHSMKRPYSIANDVLVKIDKFVFLVDFVVLEMPEDEQIPLISGRPFLETGRCMIDMEGGTMTLKVYDEELKIDVRDTMKFRDEEISSKQVGILDTVFIQVIQSKIPELPLERVLILSIYEKDEDINEAESKVLAMLEA